The following are encoded together in the Bradyrhizobium sp. CCGUVB1N3 genome:
- a CDS encoding DUF1349 domain-containing protein encodes MGDPIFRRSDGVWLNEPERWTAQGDSLQIVTDNATDFWRQTHYGFNRDSGHFLGFPTGEAFTAELRVRGDFQALYDQAGIMVRIDAEHWIKAGIEFSDGRAMLASVLTDGRSDWATAPYEQDARDFRLRATVVNGVLRLQVSADGKLWPLMRLAPFPRANSYLVGPMACTPERAGMEVAFLAFQLIPPLGKDLHDLS; translated from the coding sequence ATGGGCGATCCAATCTTTCGCAGAAGCGATGGTGTCTGGCTGAATGAGCCGGAACGATGGACTGCGCAGGGCGACAGCCTCCAGATCGTCACTGACAACGCTACCGATTTCTGGCGGCAAACCCACTACGGCTTCAACCGCGACAGCGGGCATTTCCTGGGCTTCCCCACCGGCGAGGCGTTCACTGCCGAGTTGCGTGTGCGGGGCGACTTCCAGGCACTCTACGATCAGGCGGGCATCATGGTGCGCATCGACGCGGAGCATTGGATCAAGGCCGGCATCGAGTTTTCAGACGGACGCGCAATGCTTGCGAGCGTGCTGACCGACGGCCGATCCGATTGGGCGACAGCGCCCTATGAGCAGGATGCCCGTGACTTTCGCCTGCGCGCAACCGTCGTGAACGGCGTCCTTCGCCTCCAGGTTTCGGCCGATGGCAAGCTTTGGCCACTGATGCGCCTGGCGCCATTTCCCAGGGCCAACTCCTACCTGGTGGGACCGATGGCCTGCACGCCCGAGCGGGCCGGGATGGAGGTCGCTTTCTTGGCCTTCCAGCTGATACCGCCGCTCGGCAAGGATCTCCACGATCTCAGCTGA
- a CDS encoding HAD hydrolase-like protein codes for MTTARCVLLDLDGTLVDSQPGIFASCVATLRALGHDPGEALDIKRAIGPPLEEMLQALLRARGDDRIDEAVAAYRQHYGESGLLGSEPYPGICGALQDIRQAGLRLYLATSKREVFARRILENLKLVMYFDAIYGSVPGGTLDHKPQLLAHILSEQDIHASHSLMVGDRRHDIVGARAVDMRCLGVLWGYGSRDELEAAGADQLVERTSDLARMVLSMLNG; via the coding sequence ATGACCACAGCCCGCTGCGTACTCCTGGATCTCGACGGAACGCTGGTCGATTCGCAGCCAGGCATTTTCGCAAGCTGCGTGGCTACTCTGCGAGCGCTCGGACACGACCCCGGCGAAGCGCTCGACATCAAGCGCGCCATCGGGCCTCCGCTCGAAGAGATGTTGCAGGCTTTGCTCAGGGCGCGCGGAGACGACCGGATCGATGAAGCCGTGGCGGCCTATCGTCAGCACTACGGCGAAAGCGGTCTGCTCGGAAGCGAGCCTTACCCCGGTATCTGCGGCGCGCTCCAAGACATACGGCAAGCCGGATTGCGGCTCTACCTCGCTACATCGAAGCGCGAAGTCTTTGCCCGGCGCATCCTGGAGAACCTGAAACTGGTAATGTATTTCGACGCCATCTACGGCTCGGTGCCCGGCGGCACGCTGGATCATAAGCCTCAACTGCTCGCCCATATCCTGTCTGAACAGGATATCCATGCTTCGCACAGTCTGATGGTCGGGGATCGCCGGCATGACATCGTCGGGGCTCGCGCGGTCGATATGCGCTGTCTTGGCGTGCTTTGGGGATATGGCAGCCGAGACGAGCTTGAAGCGGCTGGCGCCGACCAGTTGGTGGAGCGGACCTCTGATCTCGCGCGCATGGTCTTGTCGATGCTGAACGGATAG
- a CDS encoding L-2-amino-thiazoline-4-carboxylic acid hydrolase, whose product MSVSVIEQAKIQAQVLIPLVRALQAELGEARANALVRQTLGDLYRRYGEQFWRAKNEPDLGKAVSSAFGAYARDDALELEIIEQSHDAFAFDVTRCAYAEFYQALGEPELGFLIVCTADFATAEGFGPDISLTRTQTIMQGAGHCDFRYRRTRG is encoded by the coding sequence ATGAGCGTTTCCGTCATTGAGCAGGCGAAAATCCAGGCTCAGGTTCTGATCCCCCTCGTGAGGGCGCTCCAGGCGGAACTGGGCGAGGCGCGTGCGAACGCGCTGGTGCGCCAGACGCTCGGCGATCTCTACCGCCGCTACGGCGAGCAGTTCTGGCGGGCGAAGAACGAGCCGGACCTCGGCAAGGCCGTGTCGTCCGCCTTTGGGGCCTACGCCCGCGACGATGCGCTCGAGCTCGAAATCATCGAGCAGTCACACGATGCGTTCGCCTTCGACGTGACGCGATGCGCCTATGCGGAGTTCTACCAGGCGCTCGGTGAGCCCGAGCTCGGCTTCCTCATCGTCTGCACTGCCGACTTTGCGACCGCGGAAGGGTTCGGCCCCGACATCAGCCTCACGCGCACGCAGACCATCATGCAGGGCGCCGGTCATTGCGACTTCCGCTACCGGCGAACGCGCGGGTAG
- the cpdR gene encoding cell cycle two-component system response regulator CpdR, translated as MPKILLAEDDNDMRRFLVKALENAGFQVSSHDNGMSAYQRLREEPFEMLLTDIVMPEMDGIELARRASELDPDIKIMFITGFAAVALNSDSEAPKNAKVLSKPVHLRELVSEVNKMLAA; from the coding sequence ATGCCAAAAATCCTGCTCGCCGAAGACGACAACGACATGCGCCGCTTCCTGGTCAAGGCGCTGGAAAACGCCGGCTTTCAGGTCTCCTCCCACGACAACGGCATGTCGGCCTATCAGCGGCTGCGGGAAGAGCCGTTCGAGATGCTGCTGACCGACATCGTGATGCCGGAGATGGACGGCATTGAGCTCGCCCGCCGGGCCTCGGAACTCGACCCCGACATCAAGATCATGTTCATCACCGGCTTCGCCGCCGTGGCCCTGAACTCGGATTCTGAGGCCCCCAAGAACGCCAAGGTCCTGTCCAAACCGGTCCATTTGCGGGAATTGGTGAGCGAAGTGAACAAGATGCTGGCGGCCTAA